A single genomic interval of Arthrobacter globiformis harbors:
- a CDS encoding HAD-IIA family hydrolase gives MSDAQLISRFDALLSDLDGVVYAGAHAIPGAVESLQRLAGIGVGLGYVTNNASRTPAQVAAHLRDLGAPAEDQQVVSSSQAGADLLASLLSPGAAVLITGSPALAHEVELVGLKPVHGAQDNPVAVVQGFNPAIGWKDLAEAAFVLADADVLWVATNTDMSIPQARGMAPGNGTLVGAVAAATGRRPLVAGKPEAPLFHAAAKRLSSDRPLVVGDRLDTDILGGNRAGFATVAVLTGVDTLETILAARTEERPRYIIRDLAGLYEAYPEIDNDGGTFRCGNATATVAGDAIRITGHKDNLDSWRAACAAWWAALPDADSPTAPELQWLDQ, from the coding sequence ATGAGTGATGCCCAACTGATCTCGCGGTTCGACGCGCTGTTGTCCGACCTGGACGGCGTGGTCTACGCCGGCGCCCACGCCATCCCCGGAGCGGTGGAGTCACTGCAGCGGCTGGCCGGGATCGGAGTCGGCCTGGGATACGTCACCAACAACGCCTCCCGCACGCCTGCGCAGGTGGCCGCCCACCTGCGCGATCTTGGCGCCCCCGCTGAGGACCAGCAGGTGGTGAGCTCCTCCCAGGCCGGGGCCGACCTGCTGGCGTCGCTGCTGTCCCCGGGCGCTGCCGTGCTCATTACCGGAAGCCCGGCACTGGCCCACGAGGTTGAGCTCGTTGGCCTGAAGCCGGTCCACGGCGCCCAGGACAACCCCGTGGCCGTGGTGCAGGGCTTCAACCCTGCCATCGGCTGGAAGGACCTCGCCGAGGCAGCATTCGTCCTGGCCGACGCGGACGTGCTGTGGGTTGCCACGAACACGGACATGTCCATCCCGCAGGCCCGCGGGATGGCTCCCGGCAACGGAACCCTTGTGGGCGCCGTGGCCGCGGCAACCGGCCGGCGGCCGCTCGTCGCCGGCAAGCCGGAGGCTCCGCTGTTTCACGCCGCGGCCAAGCGGCTGTCGTCGGACCGGCCGCTGGTGGTCGGCGACCGGCTGGACACCGACATCCTGGGCGGCAACCGGGCGGGCTTCGCCACGGTGGCCGTGCTGACCGGCGTCGACACACTGGAAACCATCCTGGCGGCCCGGACCGAAGAGCGGCCCCGCTACATCATCCGGGACCTTGCCGGCCTCTACGAGGCGTATCCGGAAATCGATAACGACGGCGGGACGTTCCGTTGCGGGAACGCCACCGCAACCGTGGCCGGAGACGCCATCCGCATCACAGGGCACAAGGACAACCTCGATTCGTGGCGCGCTGCGTGTGCCGCGTGGTGGGCGGCCCTGCCCGACGCCGACAGCCCCACAGCTCCCGAACTCCAGTGGCTGGATCAATAG
- a CDS encoding TlyA family RNA methyltransferase, giving the protein MPRLDQLLVSRGLARSRTHAARLIAEGKVSSAGDILAKASLQVGDDRDLSVAEDAADAYVSRAGHKLAGALDAFPEVAVGGKRCLDAGASTGGFTDVLLRRGAAHVVAVDVGHGQLVPQLRSDPRVSVHEGLNVRYMDPGQIGGRAEVTVADLSFISLTLVLAPLAACTAPGGHLVLMVKPQFEIGKERLARTGVVTSERERRLAVGKVAGAALDAGLELRGLATSPLRGQDGNVEYFLWITQRMSEDLPKIEERDAAVAALLGKIWPNH; this is encoded by the coding sequence ATGCCCAGACTCGACCAACTGCTCGTCAGCAGGGGACTGGCGCGGTCCCGCACGCACGCCGCCCGGCTCATCGCCGAGGGCAAAGTGTCCTCCGCGGGCGACATCCTCGCCAAAGCGTCGCTGCAGGTGGGCGACGACCGTGACCTGAGCGTCGCGGAAGACGCGGCAGACGCGTACGTCAGCAGGGCCGGCCACAAACTGGCCGGGGCGCTCGATGCTTTCCCCGAAGTCGCCGTCGGCGGTAAACGCTGCCTTGACGCCGGAGCCTCCACGGGCGGCTTCACTGATGTCCTGCTGCGGCGGGGCGCCGCGCACGTGGTGGCCGTCGACGTCGGGCACGGCCAGCTGGTGCCGCAGCTCCGCAGCGATCCGCGCGTGAGCGTGCATGAAGGTTTGAACGTCCGCTACATGGACCCCGGCCAGATCGGTGGCCGGGCCGAGGTCACAGTTGCCGACCTGTCCTTCATCTCCCTGACGCTGGTGCTGGCGCCGCTGGCAGCCTGCACGGCCCCGGGCGGCCACCTGGTTCTCATGGTCAAGCCGCAGTTCGAGATCGGCAAGGAGCGGCTCGCCCGCACGGGCGTGGTCACCTCGGAGCGCGAACGGCGGCTCGCTGTCGGTAAAGTGGCGGGGGCGGCGCTCGACGCCGGCCTGGAACTGCGGGGACTGGCCACCAGCCCGTTGCGTGGCCAGGACGGAAATGTCGAATACTTCCTGTGGATAACGCAAAGAATGTCCGAAGACTTGCCTAAGATCGAAGAGCGGGACGCAGCCGTTGCTGCGTTGCTGGGAAAGATCTGGCCGAACCACTAG
- a CDS encoding NAD kinase: MSRRVLVLAHTGREESLKAAWEACAQLHAFGIIPVMQKSELGDMEGFFGQLEEPVEILHDHIQLPDVELVMVLGGDGTILRAAELVREVDVPLLGVNLGHVGFLAESERADLAQTVEWIASREYTVEERMTIDVQVWVRGQKIWHTWALNEAAIEKGDRERMLELVTEVDERPLTSFGCDGLVLATPTGSTAYAFSAGGPVVWPEVEALLIVPISAHALFAKPLVVSPRSRLAVEVLNRTDAVGVLWCDGRRSVDLPPGARVEVTRSATPVRLARTHQTPFSARLVRKFQLPIHGWRGPVPQSEEIHTGPVPIVRTPRTVAPPSGLRAHEPGSESDPPTEK; this comes from the coding sequence ATGAGCAGGCGTGTACTGGTACTTGCCCATACCGGCCGCGAGGAATCCCTGAAAGCGGCCTGGGAGGCATGTGCCCAGCTCCACGCCTTCGGCATCATCCCCGTCATGCAGAAGTCCGAACTGGGCGACATGGAGGGCTTCTTTGGGCAGCTGGAGGAGCCGGTCGAAATCCTCCACGACCATATCCAGCTTCCGGACGTCGAACTGGTCATGGTGCTGGGCGGGGACGGGACCATCCTGCGGGCGGCTGAGCTGGTCCGCGAAGTGGATGTGCCGCTGCTGGGCGTGAACCTTGGCCATGTCGGCTTTCTCGCCGAAAGTGAGCGTGCGGATCTCGCCCAGACGGTCGAATGGATCGCCAGCCGTGAATACACGGTGGAGGAGCGCATGACCATCGACGTCCAGGTCTGGGTCCGCGGCCAGAAGATCTGGCATACCTGGGCCCTGAACGAGGCCGCCATCGAAAAAGGCGACCGCGAGCGCATGCTGGAACTGGTCACCGAGGTGGACGAACGCCCGCTGACCTCCTTCGGCTGCGACGGCTTGGTGCTGGCCACCCCCACCGGATCCACGGCCTACGCGTTCTCTGCCGGCGGCCCCGTCGTGTGGCCGGAAGTGGAGGCCCTCCTGATTGTGCCGATCAGCGCGCATGCCCTCTTCGCCAAGCCGTTGGTGGTTTCGCCCCGTTCCAGGCTGGCTGTGGAAGTCCTCAACAGGACGGACGCCGTGGGCGTGTTGTGGTGTGACGGCAGACGTTCCGTGGACCTGCCTCCAGGCGCCCGCGTGGAGGTCACCAGGTCCGCCACGCCTGTCCGCCTGGCCCGCACGCACCAGACCCCGTTCTCGGCGCGGCTGGTCCGCAAGTTCCAGCTTCCCATCCATGGCTGGCGCGGCCCCGTACCTCAATCCGAGGAAATCCATACCGGTCCAGTGCCGATTGTGCGCACGCCCCGGACCGTGGCGCCGCCTTCGGGCCTTCGGGCGCACGAACCCGGTTCAGAATCCGATCCTCCGACTGAAAAGTGA
- the recN gene encoding DNA repair protein RecN, giving the protein MLEELRIRDLGVITDATLPLGPGLSVVTGETGAGKTMVVTAVGLLLGARSDAGAVRSGAKSASAEAVVQLQSGHFALERARDAGAEVEEFDGGAELLLSRRLGADGRSRAFLGGRAAPVGVLAEIGESLVVVHGQTDQIRLKGAVAQREALDKFAGGGLASALSGFQDLYTSWKSSQAELDSLRSAERERLREAESLEAALAEIDAVDPQAGEDEALKAEAVKLANVEELRIAASTAHQALIAEDFGEAGDATSLVDAAKRTLEHVAEHDEELGSAAARLAEVGFLLNDIATELASYQAGLDSEGPERLAEIEERRASLAKLVRKYAPSIDEVLEWAENARARFDELQGDSTRIENLEAEVARAAAELKKQAAGISKVRTKAAKDLSARVSAELKALAMADATLVITIEAAAQLGPHGGDEISFLLQPHSGAPARPLGKGASGGELSRVMLAIEVVLAAVDPVPTFVFDEVDAGVGGRAAVEIGRRLAMLARHVQVLVVTHLPQVAAFADQHIRVTKTSVRGSDGSTDKGFTSSDVQLLDEAERVRELARMLAGQEDSETAQAHAQELLDDAKLLPQQA; this is encoded by the coding sequence ATGCTTGAAGAACTGAGAATCCGCGATCTCGGCGTCATCACCGACGCCACGCTGCCGCTGGGCCCCGGGCTCAGCGTGGTCACCGGCGAGACCGGTGCCGGCAAGACCATGGTGGTCACCGCCGTCGGGCTGCTGTTGGGAGCCCGGTCTGACGCCGGCGCCGTGCGCAGCGGTGCCAAGAGCGCCTCTGCCGAAGCGGTGGTGCAGTTGCAGTCCGGGCATTTCGCCCTGGAACGCGCCAGGGACGCCGGTGCTGAGGTTGAGGAGTTCGACGGCGGCGCGGAACTGCTGCTGTCGCGGCGGCTGGGTGCCGACGGACGCAGCAGGGCCTTCCTCGGCGGGCGGGCCGCTCCGGTAGGGGTGCTGGCCGAAATCGGCGAGTCCCTCGTGGTGGTGCACGGGCAGACAGACCAGATCCGGCTCAAGGGTGCCGTGGCACAGCGCGAAGCCCTCGACAAGTTCGCAGGGGGTGGGCTGGCGTCGGCGCTCAGCGGATTCCAGGACCTTTACACGTCCTGGAAATCCAGCCAGGCAGAGCTGGACTCACTGCGCAGCGCGGAGCGCGAGCGGCTCCGCGAGGCTGAGTCCCTGGAGGCCGCGCTGGCGGAGATCGACGCCGTGGACCCGCAGGCGGGGGAGGACGAGGCCCTGAAGGCCGAGGCCGTGAAGCTGGCCAATGTCGAGGAACTCCGCATCGCCGCCAGCACCGCGCACCAGGCCCTCATTGCCGAGGACTTTGGCGAGGCCGGCGACGCCACGTCGCTTGTCGATGCGGCCAAGCGGACCCTGGAACACGTGGCCGAACACGACGAGGAGCTCGGATCGGCAGCGGCCCGCCTCGCCGAGGTGGGATTCCTGCTCAACGACATCGCCACCGAGCTGGCCAGCTACCAGGCCGGGCTGGACTCGGAGGGACCGGAGCGCCTGGCCGAAATCGAGGAACGCCGGGCGTCCCTGGCCAAGCTGGTCCGGAAGTACGCGCCGAGCATCGACGAGGTCCTTGAATGGGCGGAGAACGCCCGGGCGCGCTTTGACGAACTGCAGGGCGACTCCACACGGATCGAAAATCTGGAAGCCGAGGTGGCCAGGGCCGCGGCCGAGCTGAAGAAACAGGCCGCGGGTATCAGCAAGGTCCGCACCAAAGCCGCCAAGGACCTTTCCGCCCGGGTCAGCGCCGAGCTGAAGGCACTCGCCATGGCCGATGCCACCCTGGTGATCACCATCGAGGCCGCCGCCCAGTTGGGACCCCACGGCGGGGATGAGATCTCCTTCCTGTTGCAGCCGCACTCCGGCGCCCCCGCCCGGCCGCTGGGCAAGGGCGCGTCCGGCGGTGAGCTCTCCAGGGTCATGCTGGCCATCGAGGTGGTGCTGGCGGCCGTGGACCCCGTGCCGACGTTCGTGTTCGACGAGGTGGACGCCGGTGTGGGCGGGCGTGCCGCCGTCGAGATCGGCCGGCGGCTGGCCATGCTGGCGCGCCATGTTCAGGTGCTGGTGGTGACGCACCTGCCGCAGGTTGCGGCGTTCGCCGACCAGCACATCCGTGTGACCAAGACCTCGGTGCGCGGCTCCGACGGCTCCACCGACAAGGGCTTCACCTCCAGCGACGTCCAGCTCCTGGACGAGGCCGAACGCGTCAGGGAACTGGCCCGGATGCTGGCAGGCCAGGAGGACTCCGAAACCGCCCAGGCGCACGCCCAGGAGCTTCTGGACGACGCCAAGCTCCTGCCCCAGCAGGCCTGA
- a CDS encoding CTP synthase, producing MIGSNSVVQRSNSRINSRFPGSSKTTKHIFVTGGVASSLGKGLTASSLGHLLRARGLSVTMQKLDPYLNVDPGTMNPFQHGEVFVTDDGAETDLDIGHYERFLDENLEGSANVTTGQVYSTVIAKERRGEYLGDTVQVIPHITDEIKRRMRLPAEGKNAPDVIITEIGGTVGDIESQPFLESARQVRQDIGRTNVFFLHVSLVPYIGPSQELKTKPTQHSVAALRSIGIQPEAIVIRSDREVPDAMREKIGRMCDVDIDAVVNAADAPSIYDIPKTLHTQGLDSYIVRALDLPFKDVDWTSWDKLLEAVHNPKHEVEVALVGKYIDLPDAYLSVTEALRAGGFANNAKVKIRWVPSDECESHEGAVRSLEGVDAICVPGGFGIRGLEGKLGALKFARESRLPVLGLCLGLQCMVIEYARNVVGLEGASSSEFEPDSKYPVIATMEEQLEFVEGRGDLGGTMRLGLYEAKLAEGSVIAETYGTTTVSERHRHRYEVNNKYREQIAAEGLVFSGTSPDGKLVEYVELPREVHPYYVATQAHPELSSRPTRPHPLFAGLVKAALDHQSGSAGSGFEPAAAGSGEAAAE from the coding sequence ATGATAGGCTCGAATTCCGTGGTGCAGCGATCAAATTCCCGTATAAATTCCCGGTTCCCGGGCTCGTCCAAGACGACCAAACACATCTTCGTCACCGGCGGTGTGGCGTCCTCGCTAGGCAAGGGACTGACGGCCTCAAGCCTCGGCCACCTACTGCGGGCACGCGGCTTGTCTGTAACTATGCAGAAGCTCGATCCCTATCTGAATGTGGATCCGGGCACGATGAACCCCTTCCAGCACGGCGAGGTTTTCGTCACAGACGACGGTGCTGAAACCGACCTCGACATCGGACACTACGAGCGCTTCCTCGACGAAAACCTCGAGGGCTCGGCCAACGTGACCACCGGCCAGGTCTACTCCACCGTCATCGCCAAAGAACGCCGCGGCGAGTACCTCGGGGACACCGTCCAGGTCATCCCGCACATCACCGATGAGATCAAGCGCCGGATGCGGCTTCCCGCCGAGGGCAAGAACGCTCCGGACGTCATCATCACGGAGATCGGCGGCACGGTCGGCGACATCGAGTCGCAGCCCTTCCTCGAGTCCGCGCGCCAGGTCCGCCAGGACATCGGCCGGACCAACGTCTTCTTCCTCCACGTTTCCCTGGTCCCGTACATCGGTCCTTCGCAGGAACTGAAGACCAAGCCCACGCAGCACTCCGTGGCCGCACTCCGGTCCATCGGCATCCAGCCGGAAGCCATCGTGATCCGCTCTGACCGCGAAGTTCCCGATGCCATGCGCGAGAAGATCGGCCGCATGTGCGACGTCGACATCGACGCCGTGGTCAACGCCGCCGACGCTCCCAGCATCTACGACATCCCCAAGACCCTGCACACCCAGGGCTTGGATTCGTACATTGTCCGGGCGCTGGACCTGCCGTTCAAGGACGTGGACTGGACCAGCTGGGACAAGCTCCTCGAAGCTGTCCACAACCCCAAGCATGAGGTCGAGGTTGCCCTGGTGGGCAAGTACATCGACCTCCCGGACGCTTACCTCTCCGTCACGGAGGCCCTGCGCGCCGGCGGATTCGCCAACAATGCCAAGGTCAAAATCCGCTGGGTGCCGTCCGACGAATGCGAAAGCCACGAAGGTGCGGTTCGCTCCCTTGAGGGTGTGGACGCCATCTGTGTTCCCGGCGGCTTCGGCATCCGCGGCCTGGAAGGCAAGCTGGGCGCTCTGAAGTTTGCACGCGAGTCCCGTCTGCCCGTGCTGGGCCTTTGCCTCGGCCTGCAGTGCATGGTCATCGAGTACGCGCGCAACGTCGTCGGCCTGGAGGGTGCCTCCTCCAGCGAATTCGAGCCGGACTCCAAGTACCCGGTCATCGCCACGATGGAAGAGCAGCTGGAATTCGTCGAGGGCCGCGGCGACCTCGGCGGCACCATGCGCCTTGGCCTCTACGAGGCCAAGCTGGCCGAGGGCTCGGTCATCGCCGAGACCTACGGCACCACCACCGTCAGTGAACGCCACCGCCACCGCTACGAGGTGAACAACAAGTACCGCGAGCAGATTGCTGCCGAGGGCCTGGTGTTCTCCGGCACGTCGCCGGACGGCAAGCTGGTGGAATACGTGGAACTGCCCCGCGAGGTTCACCCCTACTACGTGGCCACCCAGGCGCACCCGGAACTGAGCTCGCGGCCCACCAGGCCGCACCCGCTCTTTGCCGGCCTGGTGAAGGCGGCCCTGGACCACCAGAGCGGCAGCGCCGGGAGCGGTTTCGAACCCGCCGCGGCCGGCTCCGGCGAAGCCGCCGCAGAGTAA